CGGAATGCGCAGTGGTCTTTCACCCAGGGCGCCAAGGAGTTTGGCCGGCCGCACTACGTCGTGATGGTCATCATTCACACCGCCCTGCTGGTCGGCTGCCTCGTCGAACCGTGGGCATTGCACCGGCCGTTCATCCCATGGCTGGGCTGGCCGATGCTGGCGATCGCCGCGGCCGGTCAGGTGCTGCGCTGGTGGTGCATCACCACGCTGGGCCGGCGCTGGAACACCCGCGTGATCGTGCTACCGGAGGCGCCCCTGGTTCGGCGGGGACCTTACCGGTGGCTGCACCACCCGAACTATGTTGCGGTGGTGGCCGAAGGGTTCGCATTGCCACTCGTGCACACGGCATGGCTGACCGCGGCCACGTTCACGGTCGCCAACGCGATCCTGCTCAGTGTGCGGATCCGGGTGGAGAACTCCGCGTTGGGGTACACATGAGCGGCTACGACGCCGACCTGCTGATCGTCGGCGGCGGCCCGGGTGGTCTGGCCACCGCGTTACAGGCGCGCCGGCATGGGCTCTCGGTGATCGTGGCCGAGCCGCGCGAGGACCCCATCGACAAGGCGTGTGGCGAGGGGTTGATGCCCGGCGGCCTGGCCGAACTGACGTCGCTTGGTGTCGACCCGGCCGGGATGCCGTTTCGCGGGATCGCCTATCTGAGCGAAAAACGCCGCGCCGAGGCCCTGTTTCGCACCGGACCGGGCCGCGGCGTGCGGCGCACCACCCTGCATGCCGCGCTGCAGGCGCGGGCCAAAGAGCAAGAAACCGAATGGATTCGGACCAAGGTGACCAGTGTCGTGCAGGATGCGCACGGCGTGACCGCCGCCGGCGTCCGGGCGAAGTTCTTGGTGGGCGCAGACGGACTGCACTCGGCGGTCCGGCGCTGCGTAGGCATCAAGGCCACGGCCGGTAGACCGCGACGTTACGGCGTGCGTTGGCATTTCACGGTGCCGGCCTGGTCGGAGTTCGTCGAGGTGTACTGGTCGCGGTGGGGTGAGGCGTATGTGACGCCGGTGGAGCCGGACCTGGTCGGGGTGGCGATCCTGTCTCCCCAGGGACGGCCCGAGCTGGGCTGGTTCCCGCGGCTAGCCAAGCACCTGGAGGGTGCCGGCCGTGGACATGCACGCGGCTGCGGCCCGTTGCGGCAAGTCGTCTCGCGCCGCGTCGCGGGCCGAGTGCTGTTGGTGGGCGACGCGGCGGGTTACGAGGACGCGCTGACCGGCGAAGGCGTCAGCCTGGCCGTCAAACAGGCCGGGGCCGCGGTCGACGCCATCGTCAACGGGACGCCGGCGTCGTATGAGGCGTCCTGGCACCGGGTTACGCGCAACTACCGG
The DNA window shown above is from Mycobacterium sp. Aquia_216 and carries:
- a CDS encoding isoprenylcysteine carboxyl methyltransferase family protein, which encodes MYYLLILAVGLERIAELVLSKRNAQWSFTQGAKEFGRPHYVVMVIIHTALLVGCLVEPWALHRPFIPWLGWPMLAIAAAGQVLRWWCITTLGRRWNTRVIVLPEAPLVRRGPYRWLHHPNYVAVVAEGFALPLVHTAWLTAATFTVANAILLSVRIRVENSALGYT
- a CDS encoding NAD(P)/FAD-dependent oxidoreductase: MSGYDADLLIVGGGPGGLATALQARRHGLSVIVAEPREDPIDKACGEGLMPGGLAELTSLGVDPAGMPFRGIAYLSEKRRAEALFRTGPGRGVRRTTLHAALQARAKEQETEWIRTKVTSVVQDAHGVTAAGVRAKFLVGADGLHSAVRRCVGIKATAGRPRRYGVRWHFTVPAWSEFVEVYWSRWGEAYVTPVEPDLVGVAILSPQGRPELGWFPRLAKHLEGAGRGHARGCGPLRQVVSRRVAGRVLLVGDAAGYEDALTGEGVSLAVKQAGAAVDAIVNGTPASYEASWHRVTRNYRLLTRAVVLASTPRVTRPAIVATCERLPGVFRFGVNVLAS